GCAGGACCTGGACAGGCTGGAGCGGGCGATCGACGAGGGGGCGCGGATCCAGCTCTCGCGCCGCGGCACGGAGTACGTGATCCAGCCGCGCGAGCTGCGCAGCGCGGGCGCCACCGAAGAGATCGTCGCCGTGCACCCCACCACGGGCGAGGAGATGCGGTTCGCGCTGGACGAGATCGACCGCTTTTCGGTTGTAGGGTAGTGCGGGAGTGCGGAGTGGCGGCCCCCACCCGGCGGCCTGAGAGCCGCCACCCTCTCCCAAGTTTGGGAGAGGGGATCAACGGCTGGTGCCTTGCCGTCCTCCCCTCTCCCGCTTGCGGGGGATATCGGGGGCAGATGTTGCGAGCCCAAAGCGAGCCGGGTGGGGGCCTCGCGTGAGGGATGCGAGCCCGTCAGGGGCGAGACTCCGCGGCTGTTTGCGGAGGCTCGCCGCACTAGAGCACGGTCGTATCGTGCTCTAGTGCGCCGCAGCCCGGCCCCCCGCCAGGGGGGACACGCCCGAATCCGCCTCTGCAGAAGACTCCACCATCTCCCCGTACTCACGCGCCGCCTGGATGAGCGCCCAGAACAGCCGCCGGTCCGGGTTGCGCTGGTCGCCCGGGGACTCGGCCTCGCCGCGCTCCGGGTGCCACTGCACGCCGTACACCCAGGGGTAGTCCCGCGCCTCCACGCCCTCCACCACGCCGTCCTCGGAGACGACCGTGGCCTCCAGCCCCGGCGCCAGCGCGTCCACCGCCTGGTGGTGGAAGGAGTTGATGAACAGCTCGTCCGTCCCGAAGATGCGCCGCAGGCCGGACGCTTCGCGCACCGTGGCGTGGTGCCAGCGGTGGTTCCAGGGCGCGGACTGCTCGTGGTGGATCCGGCTCGGGCGCTGCGAGGGGAGGTCCTGGAAGAGCGTCCCCCCCATCCCCACGTTCAGCACCTGGCACCCCCGGCAGATGGCGAGCACCGGCATCCGGCGCGCGAGCGCCGCCTCCAGCGCGGCGAACTCGACCTCGTCGCGCGGGGGGTTCACGGTGCCCAGCGCCGGGTGCGGCGCCTGGCCGTAGCGGGCGGGGTCCACGTCCTCGCCACCGGTGA
This genomic interval from Longimicrobiaceae bacterium contains the following:
- a CDS encoding gamma-glutamyl-gamma-aminobutyrate hydrolase family protein gives rise to the protein MRPLIVVTTTMRPGGSHDLPQVILNVQYVRSVEQPGGTALLLTPGHTPESVRRLVGMAHGLVLTGGEDVDPARYGQAPHPALGTVNPPRDEVEFAALEAALARRMPVLAICRGCQVLNVGMGGTLFQDLPSQRPSRIHHEQSAPWNHRWHHATVREASGLRRIFGTDELFINSFHHQAVDALAPGLEATVVSEDGVVEGVEARDYPWVYGVQWHPERGEAESPGDQRNPDRRLFWALIQAAREYGEMVESSAEADSGVSPLAGGRAAAH